A genomic window from Motacilla alba alba isolate MOTALB_02 chromosome 6, Motacilla_alba_V1.0_pri, whole genome shotgun sequence includes:
- the LOC119702555 gene encoding lipase member K-like, translating into MWLALALVSVFHGMASGDCFLTSQFPKNPEARMNISEMVSFWGYPSEEYDVVTEDGYILQLNRIPHGRGNAGCQGVRPVALLQHGLLAEGSSWLTNLANSSLGFILADAGYDVWIGNSRGNTWSRRHQVLTTTQDEFWAFSFDEMAKYDLPAMISFIEQKTGQKQLYYIGHSQGTTIGFIAFSTMPQLARKIKVFFALSPVTTVIFSRSPFRKLSFFSDSGLKELFGTREFLPHTALGEMVLSRFCVCSKVCKHILATIFGFNWKNTNMSRFDVYMGHTPAGSSVQNIIHWLQGVHAGALRAFDGGHMYNSLHYRQTGAPFYDVQHMEVPTAIWNAGQDCLADPRDTALLLPQVKNLVHHKLIPHWNHMDFVLGLDATEVLYREILDIMKKHP; encoded by the exons ATGTGGCTGGCTCTAGCTCTGGTGTCCGTGTTCCACGGGATGGCATCCGGGGATTGCTTCTTGACTTCCCAATTTCCTAAGAACCCAGAAGCAAGGATGAACATT AGTGAAATGGTCTCCTTCTGGGGGTACCCCAGCGAGGAGTATGACGTGGTGACAGAGGATGGCTACATCCTTCAGCTGAACAGAATTCCTCACGGGAGAGGAAATGCTGGGTGCCAAG GTGTGAGACCCGTGGCCCTTCTGCAGCATGGTCTCcttgcagaaggcagcagctggctcaCCAACCTGGCCAACAGCAGCCTGGGCTTCATCCTGGCAGATGCTGGCTATGATGTCTGGATAGGAAACAGCAGAGGGAACACCTGGTCCAGGAGACACCAGGTCCTGACTACCACACAGGATGAATTCTGGGCTTTCAG cttcGATGAGATGGCTAAATACGATCTCCCAGCCATGATCAGCTTTATTGAGCAGAAAACGGGACAGAAACAGCTCTATTATATTGGCCATTCCCAAGGCACCACTATAG GTTTTATAGCCTTTTCCACTATGCCCCAGCTGGCTCGGAAAATCAAGGTGTTCTTTGCTCTTTCACCTGTGACCACGGTGATATTTTCTCGGAGCCCCTTTAGAAAACTCTCCTTCTTTTCTGATTCTGGGCTTAAG GAGCTGTTTGGCACCAGGGAGTTCCTACCCCACACTGCCCTGGGGGAGATGGTCCTCTCCCGGTTCTGTGTCTGCTCCAAGGTCTGCAAGCACATCTTGGCTACAATTTTCGGGTTTAACTGGAAGAACACAAACATG AGCCGATTCGATGTGTACATGGGGCACACCCCGGCGGGGTCCTCAGTGCAGAACATCATCCACTGGCTGCAG GGAGTCCATGCCGGGGCACTGAGAGCTTTTGATGGGGGGCACATGTACAACAGCCTTCACTACAGACAG aCCGGGGCTCCGTTCTACGACGTGCAGCACATGGAGGTGCCCACGGCCATCTGGAACGCGGGCCAGGACTGCCTGGCCGACCCCCGGGACACcgccctcctcctgccccaggtcAAGAACCTGGTCCACCACAAGCTCATCCCCCACTGGAACCACATGGATTTCGTGCTGGGCCTCGATGCCACCGAGGTTTTGTACCGGGAAATCCTCGACATCATGAAGAAGCACCCCTAA